From one Triticum urartu cultivar G1812 chromosome 3, Tu2.1, whole genome shotgun sequence genomic stretch:
- the LOC125549291 gene encoding lichenase-2-like: MEKTPMVQGLAPTLHMALLLGIVVFVSILASTTTTTAREASVGVCYGMSANNLPPASTVVSMLRDNGITSVRLYAPDSAALAALGGTGISVMVGVPNNVLDDLATSAPAAAAWVRTNIQAHPAVSFQYLVVGNEVARGDTRFVVPAMENVQSALAAAGLGGAINVTTSISQATIAVHVPPSAGEFTNESKPFLLPVLQFLERTGAPLLANLYPYFVYTYNAAGDLNLNFMLFTAPGTVVQDGEYGYQNMFDASVDAVHAAVERLGVSGVDVVVSETGWPSAGDEAVSVENARTYNQNLVNHVGKGTPRRPWKVETYVFAMFNENLKENGVEQNWGLFYPTTDRVYPITFILN, from the exons ATGGAGAAGACGCCAATGGTGCAAGGCCTTGCTCCTACGCTTCACATGGCATTGCTCCTCGGGATTGTCGTCTTCGTCTCCATCCTTGCAA GTACGACTACTACTACTGCACGAGAGGCGTCGGTGGGTGTGTGCTACGGCATGAGCGCCAACAACCTGCCGCCCGCGAGCACCGTCGTCTCCATGCTCCGCGACAACGGCATCACCTCGGTGCGCCTCTACGCGCCGGACAGTGCAGCGCTGGCCGCCCTCGGAGGCACCGGCATCAGCGTCATGGTCGGCGTGCCCAACAACGTCCTCGACGACCTGGCCACCAGCGCGCCCGCGGCCGCCGCGTGGGTCCGCACCAACATCCAGGCCCACCCGGCCGTCTCATTCCAGTACCTCGTCGTCGGCAACGAGGTCGCCAGGGGCGACACGCGGTTCGTGGTACCTGCCATGGAGAACGTCCAGAGCGCGCTTGCGGCGGCCGGCCTGGGCGGCGCCATCAATGTCACGACGTCGATATCGCAGGCCACAATCGCCGTGCACGTCCCGCCGTCCGCCGGCGAGTTCACCAACGAGTCCAAGCCGTTCCTGCTCCCCGTGTTGCAGTTCCTGGAGCGCACCGGGGCGCCGCTCCTCGCCAACCTATACCCGTACTTCGTCTACACGTACAACGCCGCCGGTGACCTGAACCTCAACTTCATGCTGTTCACGGCGCCGGGGACGGTGGTGCAGGACGGCGAGTATGGGTACCAGAACATGTTCGACGCGAGTGTGGACGCGGTGCACGCGGCAGTGGAGCGGCTAGGGGTGAGCGGCGTGGATGTGGTGGTGTCGGAAACGGGATGGCCGTCCGCGGGCGACGAGGCGGTGTCAGTGGAGAACGCGAGGACGTACAACCAGAACCTGGTGAACCACGTGGGGAAGGGCACGCCGCGGCGACCGTGGAAGGTGGAGACGTACGTCTTCGCCATGTTCAATGAGAACCTCAAGGAGAACGGCGTGGAGCAGAACTGGGGCCTTTTCTATCCGACCACCGACAGGGTCTACCCCATCACCTTCATTTTAAATTGA